A single genomic interval of Microbacterium galbinum harbors:
- a CDS encoding LacI family DNA-binding transcriptional regulator, translating to MSTASERARMPSIRDVARLAGVSHQTVSRVLNDHPSIRPETKAKVLDAISVLDYRPNLAARALVTSRSNMLGVLSATIGEFGPTSSIASIEDAAREEGYSVSTLNLAATTPEAIGSAVRQLAREQVDGIVVLAPQVRVFHVLRGMAVDFPFVTLQTASGSDGVSLSADQVAGARAATEHLIRLGHSDILHLAGPQDWIEAESRMRGYLDGLREADLPTFPPIRGDWTADFGYFAGQELSRRRDFTAVFAANDLMAIGLMHGFRDAGVRVPDDISVVGFDDVPVAAHVAPTLTTVHQDFPELGRRAVKILLAQIRGEQAPEFGPIQTTVRDRESAGPHAPRRSR from the coding sequence ATGTCCACTGCCTCCGAGCGCGCCCGGATGCCCAGCATCCGCGATGTCGCCCGTCTCGCCGGGGTCTCGCATCAGACCGTCTCCCGCGTGCTCAACGATCATCCGAGCATCCGCCCCGAGACGAAGGCGAAGGTGCTCGACGCGATCTCGGTGCTCGACTACCGCCCGAATCTCGCCGCCCGTGCGCTCGTCACGAGCAGATCGAACATGCTCGGCGTGCTCTCGGCCACGATCGGGGAGTTCGGGCCGACCTCGTCGATCGCGAGCATCGAGGATGCCGCTCGCGAGGAGGGGTACTCGGTCTCGACGCTCAACCTCGCGGCGACCACGCCGGAGGCGATCGGCAGCGCCGTGCGCCAGCTCGCACGCGAACAGGTCGACGGAATCGTGGTGCTCGCTCCTCAGGTGCGCGTGTTCCACGTGCTGCGGGGGATGGCGGTCGACTTCCCGTTCGTGACGCTGCAGACCGCGTCGGGGTCGGACGGGGTGAGTCTGTCGGCGGATCAGGTCGCTGGGGCGCGAGCCGCGACCGAGCATCTCATCCGCCTCGGGCACAGCGACATCCTGCATCTGGCCGGCCCGCAGGACTGGATCGAGGCGGAGTCGCGTATGCGCGGATACCTCGACGGCCTGCGCGAGGCCGATCTGCCGACCTTCCCGCCGATCCGCGGCGACTGGACCGCGGACTTCGGCTACTTCGCCGGGCAGGAACTGTCGCGCCGGCGCGACTTCACGGCGGTGTTCGCGGCGAACGACCTCATGGCGATCGGGCTCATGCACGGGTTCCGCGATGCCGGGGTGCGCGTACCCGACGACATCAGCGTCGTCGGATTCGACGACGTACCGGTGGCCGCGCACGTGGCACCGACCCTCACCACGGTGCACCAGGACTTCCCCGAACTGGGCCGTCGCGCGGTGAAGATCCTGCTCGCGCAGATCCGCGGGGAGCAGGCTCCGGAGTTCGGTCCGATCCAGACCACGGTGCGCGATCGCGAGTCCGCGGGGCCCCACGCGCCGCGCAGGTCACGGTAG
- the mgrA gene encoding L-glyceraldehyde 3-phosphate reductase, whose amino-acid sequence MTDSPRFSPNVPELHRPYAAADGRYSEFAYRQVGSSGLYLPPISLGLWWNFGDNIPLDNQRALLRHAFDRGITHFDLANNYGPPYGSAEKNFGRIFAEDFRPYRDELIISSKAGWDMWPGPYGDFASRKYILASAEQSLTRMGLDYVDIFYSHRVDPVTPITETVAALDTLVRQGKALYVGISSYSAERTAEAVAVAKELGTPLVIHQPAYSILNRWVEDGLDDTLTQNGLGAIAFTPLAQGLLTDKYLGDGTADRAQKRGSLPEGRLSDEAVQTLRDLNEVAKERGQSLAQLALQWTLRNPVVASALIGASRVSQLDENIAAVNGPEFTSEQLARIDSLSGKVDVNLWAKSSEL is encoded by the coding sequence GTGACCGACTCGCCCCGCTTCAGCCCGAACGTCCCCGAACTGCACCGCCCGTACGCCGCCGCCGACGGCCGCTACAGCGAGTTCGCTTATCGCCAGGTCGGCTCGTCCGGCCTGTACCTTCCGCCGATCTCGCTCGGCCTGTGGTGGAACTTCGGCGACAACATCCCGCTCGACAACCAGCGCGCACTGCTGCGCCACGCGTTCGACCGCGGCATCACGCACTTCGACCTCGCCAACAACTACGGCCCGCCCTACGGCTCGGCCGAGAAGAACTTCGGTCGCATCTTCGCCGAGGACTTCCGCCCGTACCGCGACGAGCTCATCATCTCGTCGAAGGCCGGGTGGGACATGTGGCCCGGGCCCTACGGAGACTTCGCGAGCCGCAAGTACATCCTCGCGAGCGCCGAGCAGTCGCTCACGCGCATGGGCCTCGACTACGTCGACATCTTCTACTCGCACCGCGTCGACCCGGTCACCCCGATCACCGAGACCGTCGCAGCGCTGGACACCCTTGTCCGCCAGGGCAAGGCGCTCTACGTGGGCATCTCCTCGTACAGCGCCGAGCGCACGGCCGAGGCCGTCGCCGTCGCGAAGGAACTGGGCACCCCGCTCGTCATCCACCAGCCCGCGTACTCGATCCTCAACCGCTGGGTCGAGGACGGCCTCGACGACACCCTCACGCAGAACGGCCTCGGTGCGATCGCGTTCACCCCACTCGCCCAGGGCCTGCTCACCGACAAGTACCTCGGCGACGGCACGGCCGATCGCGCGCAGAAGCGCGGCTCGCTGCCCGAGGGGCGTCTGAGCGACGAGGCCGTGCAGACCCTGCGCGACCTGAACGAGGTGGCGAAGGAACGCGGACAGTCGCTCGCCCAGCTCGCCCTGCAGTGGACGCTGCGCAACCCGGTCGTCGCCTCGGCGCTGATCGGCGCCTCGCGCGTCTCGCAGCTCGACGAGAACATCGCCGCGGTGAACGGTCCGGAGTTCACCTCCGAGCAGCTCGCCCGCATCGACTCCCTCTCGGGCAAGGTCGACGTCAACCTGTGGGCGAAGTCCTCGGAGCTGTGA
- a CDS encoding 4-(cytidine 5'-diphospho)-2-C-methyl-D-erythritol kinase has translation MSSAASVDRVHVRAPGKINVFLGVGGRHDDGYHALATVFQAVSLYEDVIARAADDFSVTVRGAVDADAVPLDDRNLAMRAAKLLAAAADYHGGVALEIRKSVPVAGGMGGGSADAAAALVACDALWGTGFSPARLHELAARLGADVPFALHGGTAVGTGRGDQLNPALARGRFDWVLVTSDEGLSTPAVYEQLDLLREEEGALADDPPSSLDVPIPVLQALRSGDAVQLAASLHNDLQAAAVHRRPDLEETIRRGIRAGALHGIVSGSGPTVALLCGDPESAQAVQTALQQAGREALHVHGPVPGARILV, from the coding sequence ATGAGCTCTGCCGCGTCCGTCGATCGGGTGCACGTCCGCGCCCCGGGGAAGATCAACGTCTTCCTCGGGGTCGGCGGGCGCCACGACGACGGGTATCACGCCCTCGCGACCGTCTTCCAGGCGGTGTCGCTGTACGAGGACGTGATCGCACGGGCGGCGGACGACTTTTCGGTGACGGTTCGAGGAGCGGTGGACGCGGATGCCGTTCCGCTCGACGACCGCAACCTCGCGATGCGTGCGGCGAAGCTGCTCGCCGCCGCCGCCGACTACCACGGGGGAGTGGCGCTCGAGATCCGCAAGAGCGTGCCCGTCGCCGGCGGCATGGGCGGGGGATCGGCGGATGCCGCAGCCGCCCTCGTGGCGTGCGATGCACTGTGGGGCACCGGGTTCTCGCCCGCGCGGCTGCACGAGTTGGCTGCGCGGCTCGGGGCCGACGTGCCCTTCGCCCTGCACGGGGGCACCGCCGTCGGCACGGGGCGCGGCGATCAGCTCAACCCCGCGCTCGCCCGCGGCCGGTTCGACTGGGTGCTGGTCACCAGCGACGAAGGCCTCTCGACCCCCGCCGTGTACGAGCAGCTCGACCTGCTCCGCGAGGAGGAGGGGGCGCTCGCCGACGATCCGCCGTCGAGCCTCGACGTGCCGATCCCCGTGCTGCAGGCGCTCCGGTCGGGCGATGCGGTGCAGCTGGCGGCGAGCCTGCACAACGATCTGCAGGCGGCCGCGGTGCACCGGCGTCCCGACCTCGAGGAGACGATCCGGCGCGGCATCCGCGCGGGTGCGCTCCACGGCATCGTGTCGGGCTCCGGACCCACGGTCGCCCTCCTGTGCGGTGATCCGGAGTCCGCGCAGGCGGTGCAGACCGCGCTGCAGCAGGCGGGTCGGGAAGCGCTCCACGTGCACGGCCCCGTGCCGGGCGCGCGCATCCTGGTCTGA
- the mmsB gene encoding multiple monosaccharide ABC transporter permease — protein sequence MTTETTTAKRGFHFKDITKMFGGGGTSTLRQFGILGSLIVIIVLFEILTLIRNGPNGATLTSGNLINVINQYSFILILAIGMVMVIIMGHIDLSVGSVAAFTGIIVAKAMQDWSLPWPLAILLGLAVGAAVGAWQGLWVAYVGVPAFIVTLAGMLLFRGWQQVIGDSQTIPVPKGFQVIGTGYLPEIGLPLPFNIPTMLLALVAVAWLVFFEIRTRRVQHKMGSESAPLWVSITKVVLLSLVVLVAAWMFATGRPGTSFPVPGLILLALVILYTFITSKTVFGRHIYAVGGNRQAARLSGVKDRWVDFFVMMNMSMLAALAGMIFVARSQASGPNDGTGWELDAIASVFIGGAAVAGGIGTVIGSIIGGLVMAFLNNGLALLGQGSDVVAMVKGIVLLLAVGIDVWNKQQGRPSLIGFMTRRFGRQVDPATETFEPNKTYQAPPVDKTSGK from the coding sequence ATGACCACCGAGACCACGACCGCGAAGCGCGGGTTCCACTTCAAGGACATCACCAAGATGTTCGGCGGCGGCGGCACCTCGACGCTGCGCCAGTTCGGAATCCTCGGCAGCCTGATCGTCATCATCGTGCTGTTCGAGATCCTGACGCTCATCCGCAACGGGCCCAACGGCGCGACGCTGACCTCGGGCAACCTGATCAACGTCATCAACCAGTACTCGTTCATCCTGATCCTGGCGATCGGCATGGTGATGGTCATCATCATGGGACACATCGACCTCTCGGTCGGATCCGTGGCGGCCTTCACCGGGATCATCGTGGCGAAGGCCATGCAGGACTGGAGCCTTCCCTGGCCGCTCGCGATCCTGCTCGGCCTGGCCGTGGGTGCCGCGGTCGGCGCCTGGCAGGGTTTGTGGGTGGCGTACGTCGGAGTTCCCGCGTTCATCGTGACGCTCGCGGGCATGCTGCTCTTCCGCGGCTGGCAGCAGGTCATCGGCGACTCACAGACGATCCCCGTCCCCAAGGGGTTCCAGGTCATCGGTACCGGCTATCTGCCGGAGATCGGATTGCCTCTGCCGTTCAACATCCCGACGATGCTCCTCGCTCTCGTGGCAGTGGCCTGGCTGGTCTTCTTCGAGATCCGCACCCGTCGCGTGCAGCACAAGATGGGATCGGAGAGCGCCCCCCTCTGGGTGAGCATCACCAAGGTCGTGCTCCTTTCGCTCGTCGTGCTCGTCGCGGCCTGGATGTTCGCGACCGGTCGTCCGGGCACGAGCTTCCCGGTTCCGGGTCTGATCCTCCTCGCCCTCGTCATCCTCTACACCTTCATCACGAGCAAGACGGTCTTCGGTCGTCACATCTACGCCGTCGGTGGCAACCGCCAGGCCGCGCGCCTGTCGGGCGTCAAGGACCGCTGGGTCGACTTCTTCGTCATGATGAACATGTCGATGCTCGCGGCACTCGCCGGAATGATCTTCGTCGCCCGTTCGCAGGCCTCCGGCCCGAACGACGGCACCGGCTGGGAGCTCGACGCGATCGCCTCGGTCTTCATCGGTGGCGCGGCCGTCGCCGGTGGTATCGGTACCGTGATCGGATCGATCATCGGTGGACTCGTGATGGCGTTCCTCAACAACGGCCTCGCCCTCCTCGGACAGGGGTCGGACGTCGTCGCCATGGTCAAGGGAATCGTGCTGCTCCTCGCCGTCGGCATCGACGTCTGGAACAAGCAGCAGGGACGCCCGTCGCTCATCGGTTTCATGACGCGCCGCTTCGGCCGTCAGGTGGATCCCGCCACAGAGACCTTCGAGCCCAACAAGACCTACCAAGCCCCACCCGTCGACAAGACGAGCGGAAAGTAG
- a CDS encoding glycoside hydrolase family 3 protein, whose translation MTGSAHLPLRERVGQINQRLKGWEAVRWVDGAPRITDVLRREVDRWGGIGAIYGVLRADPWSQVRWSNGIPPERSAEAYRAVQEYIVTHGAGLPTLFVEEVPRGLMALGGTTLPVNLALGAGMDPALTEELAAHVAAETRLRGTHVALVSGLDVLRDPRWGRAEECFGEDPALAALLVEATVRGMQGTDAAAAASAIAPDRVAVVAKHLAAQGAGIGGRNGSGAPIGRRELGEIHLRPAYAAARAGVAGFMAAYNDIDGIPCSANRELLTGTLREGWGWDGLVMADGTAIDRLRDSAPDPATAAAIALAAGVDLSLWDEAFTHVEEAVDRGILDEGVVTRAADRVLALKRRLGLLGEADVPAAIPADPERERAFLSLAARAAAQSVVVVHDAGALPLPAAEDRADAGPVIALLGPNASDLDAQLGDYTPPRPVPDPTSSTVHSALVTRYGAERVRVAQGSTHRGELSDPAGARDAVSAALDGADVALVVLGGTSRRSYDDEFADNGAIDAPAPDTTNGEGVDLAHLGLPDAQLALLRAARASGAPRVIAVVIDGRPRPLDDVIALSDAVILAPFPGPGGGEAIVTALTTGVGGGLLPATLPSADGVLPVAHDERRETARGYLDARHPAGVLFGTGTSSTVEVRLRPAAPGESPTVSTADLRRGERVTVLIDVANASASEISLAVPLYGRRHERGIRPRRRTLLAVTRVTVAAGGRTTAPVDLGLDALGSWASGRPEALPAEILAWTASAHDPTHDAITIRITDDEGRTGWTS comes from the coding sequence ATGACGGGCTCTGCACATCTCCCCCTGCGCGAGCGCGTCGGGCAGATCAATCAGCGTCTCAAGGGCTGGGAAGCGGTGCGCTGGGTCGACGGCGCACCCCGCATCACCGACGTCCTGCGCCGCGAGGTCGACCGCTGGGGTGGGATCGGCGCGATCTACGGCGTGCTGCGCGCCGACCCGTGGTCACAGGTGCGGTGGAGCAACGGCATCCCGCCCGAGCGCAGCGCCGAGGCCTATCGGGCCGTGCAGGAGTACATCGTCACGCACGGCGCGGGCCTGCCGACGCTGTTCGTCGAGGAGGTGCCGCGCGGGCTCATGGCCCTCGGTGGCACGACCCTCCCCGTCAACCTGGCCCTGGGCGCGGGTATGGATCCCGCCCTCACCGAAGAGCTCGCGGCGCACGTCGCCGCCGAGACGCGCCTGCGCGGCACGCACGTCGCGCTGGTGTCGGGACTCGACGTGCTGCGCGACCCGCGCTGGGGCCGCGCCGAAGAGTGCTTCGGCGAGGATCCGGCGCTCGCCGCCCTGCTCGTCGAGGCGACGGTGCGCGGGATGCAGGGCACGGATGCCGCGGCTGCAGCATCAGCGATCGCCCCCGACCGCGTCGCCGTCGTCGCCAAGCACCTGGCGGCGCAGGGCGCGGGCATCGGAGGCCGCAACGGCTCCGGCGCACCGATCGGGCGCCGGGAGCTGGGCGAGATCCATCTGCGTCCGGCATACGCCGCCGCCCGGGCCGGGGTCGCCGGCTTCATGGCCGCGTACAACGACATCGACGGCATCCCCTGCAGTGCGAATCGTGAGCTCTTGACCGGCACGCTGCGCGAGGGGTGGGGCTGGGACGGCCTCGTGATGGCCGACGGCACCGCGATCGATCGTCTTCGCGACAGCGCCCCCGATCCGGCGACGGCCGCGGCGATCGCTCTCGCCGCGGGTGTCGACCTCAGCCTGTGGGACGAGGCCTTCACGCACGTCGAGGAGGCCGTCGATCGCGGCATCCTCGACGAAGGGGTCGTCACGCGGGCCGCCGACCGCGTGCTCGCACTCAAGCGCCGCCTCGGTCTGCTCGGGGAAGCCGACGTGCCGGCCGCGATTCCTGCCGACCCCGAGCGCGAGCGCGCGTTCCTCTCCCTCGCCGCGCGTGCCGCCGCCCAGTCCGTCGTCGTCGTGCACGACGCGGGGGCGCTCCCGCTTCCGGCTGCCGAAGATCGCGCGGATGCCGGCCCCGTGATCGCCCTCCTCGGACCGAACGCCTCGGACCTCGACGCCCAGCTCGGCGACTACACGCCCCCGCGTCCGGTCCCCGACCCGACCTCCTCCACCGTGCACTCCGCACTCGTCACCCGATACGGCGCGGAGCGGGTGCGCGTCGCGCAGGGCTCCACGCATCGCGGCGAACTCTCCGATCCCGCCGGCGCCCGGGATGCCGTGAGCGCAGCCCTCGACGGCGCCGACGTCGCCCTCGTGGTGCTCGGCGGTACGAGCCGCCGCAGCTACGACGACGAGTTCGCCGACAACGGCGCGATCGATGCGCCGGCACCCGACACCACCAACGGCGAGGGCGTGGATCTCGCGCACCTCGGGTTGCCGGACGCACAGCTCGCCCTGCTCCGCGCCGCACGCGCCTCGGGGGCACCTCGGGTGATCGCGGTCGTGATCGACGGGCGCCCGCGCCCGCTCGACGACGTCATCGCACTCTCGGATGCCGTGATCCTCGCGCCCTTCCCCGGTCCCGGCGGTGGAGAGGCGATCGTCACCGCCCTGACCACCGGTGTCGGCGGAGGCCTGCTGCCGGCGACGCTCCCCTCCGCCGACGGAGTGCTGCCGGTCGCGCACGACGAGCGCCGCGAGACGGCGCGCGGCTACCTCGATGCACGCCACCCCGCCGGAGTGCTCTTCGGCACCGGCACATCGTCGACGGTCGAGGTCCGTCTGCGCCCCGCTGCTCCCGGCGAGTCCCCCACCGTCTCGACCGCCGACCTGCGCAGGGGCGAGCGTGTCACGGTCCTGATCGACGTCGCGAACGCCTCGGCATCCGAGATCTCCCTCGCCGTTCCTCTCTACGGGCGGCGGCACGAGCGCGGCATCCGTCCCCGACGTCGGACGCTGCTGGCGGTGACCCGGGTGACCGTCGCAGCGGGCGGCCGCACCACGGCCCCGGTCGACCTCGGACTCGACGCGCTGGGCTCCTGGGCGAGCGGGCGGCCCGAGGCTCTGCCCGCTGAGATCCTCGCGTGGACGGCATCCGCGCACGATCCCACCCACGACGCGATCACGATCCGCATCACCGACGACGAGGGCCGCACCGGATGGACGAGCTGA
- the mmsA gene encoding multiple monosaccharide ABC transporter ATP-binding protein, translating into MNGHIEGDRTSRGRSVSTTATLPTVSGPILEMKNITKEFPGVKALADVSITVRAGEIHAICGENGAGKSTLMKVLSGVYPYGTYDGEILLYGEEQRYKDIAASEAAGIAIIHQELALIPELSVTENIFLGNEIRRFGTIDWQAQTKRATELLARVGLNEDPDVQIKTLGVGKQQLIEIAKALNKDVKLLILDEPTAALNENDSQHLLDLILGLKAKGIASIMISHKLNEIEQIADEITIIRDGRTVETLDISRGEINEDRIIRGMVGRSLESRYPDRTPEIGEVFFEVKDWWVQHPTVSERMVVKGSSLNVRRGEVVGIAGLMGAGRTEFAMSMFGRSYGTFLGGTMVKDGQEISLPDVASAIKHGLAYVSEDRKVLGLNLLDTIKRSVVAAKLSKITKRGVVDDRAEFAVADQYRKALRIKTPSVEEGVGKLSGGNQQKVVLAKWMFTDPDLLILDEPTRGIDVGAKYEIYAIINELAAQGKGVIVISSELPELLGISDRIYTVFEGRVTDCIPADQATPEALMRSMTSATQKASA; encoded by the coding sequence GTGAACGGTCACATCGAAGGTGACCGCACGTCGCGAGGAAGATCCGTGAGCACCACAGCAACGTTGCCTACCGTGTCTGGCCCGATCCTGGAGATGAAGAACATCACCAAGGAGTTCCCGGGGGTCAAGGCTCTCGCCGACGTCTCGATCACTGTCCGCGCCGGCGAGATCCATGCGATCTGCGGCGAGAACGGTGCCGGGAAGTCGACGCTCATGAAGGTGCTGTCGGGGGTGTACCCGTACGGCACCTACGACGGAGAGATCCTGCTCTACGGCGAAGAGCAGCGCTACAAGGACATCGCGGCGAGCGAAGCCGCCGGCATCGCCATCATCCACCAGGAGCTCGCGCTCATCCCCGAGCTCTCGGTCACCGAGAACATCTTCCTCGGCAACGAGATCCGCCGCTTCGGCACGATCGACTGGCAGGCGCAGACGAAGCGCGCCACCGAGCTGCTCGCCCGCGTGGGTCTCAATGAAGACCCCGACGTGCAGATCAAGACCCTCGGCGTCGGCAAGCAGCAGCTCATCGAGATCGCCAAGGCGCTCAACAAGGACGTCAAGCTGCTCATCCTCGACGAGCCGACCGCCGCGCTCAATGAGAACGACTCGCAGCACCTGCTCGACCTGATCCTCGGCCTCAAGGCCAAGGGCATCGCGTCGATCATGATCAGCCACAAGCTCAACGAGATCGAGCAGATCGCCGACGAGATCACGATCATCCGCGACGGCCGCACGGTCGAGACCCTCGACATCTCGCGCGGCGAGATCAACGAGGATCGCATCATCCGCGGCATGGTCGGTCGCTCGCTCGAGAGCCGCTACCCCGACCGCACCCCCGAGATCGGCGAGGTGTTCTTCGAGGTCAAGGACTGGTGGGTGCAGCATCCGACCGTCTCCGAGCGCATGGTCGTCAAGGGTTCCAGCCTCAACGTGCGCCGTGGTGAGGTCGTCGGCATCGCCGGACTCATGGGCGCCGGACGCACCGAGTTCGCGATGAGCATGTTCGGACGCTCCTACGGCACGTTCCTCGGCGGCACCATGGTCAAGGACGGGCAGGAGATCTCCCTGCCCGACGTCGCCTCGGCGATCAAGCACGGCCTCGCCTACGTGAGCGAGGACCGCAAGGTGCTGGGCCTCAACCTGCTCGACACGATCAAGCGATCGGTCGTCGCCGCCAAGCTCTCGAAGATCACCAAGCGCGGCGTCGTCGACGACCGTGCGGAGTTCGCGGTCGCCGACCAGTACCGCAAGGCGCTGCGCATCAAGACCCCCTCGGTCGAGGAGGGCGTCGGCAAGCTGTCGGGCGGCAACCAGCAGAAGGTCGTCCTCGCGAAGTGGATGTTCACCGACCCCGACCTGCTGATCCTCGACGAGCCCACCCGCGGCATCGACGTCGGCGCGAAGTACGAGATCTACGCGATCATCAACGAGCTCGCGGCGCAGGGCAAGGGCGTGATCGTGATCTCCAGCGAGTTGCCCGAGCTGCTCGGCATCTCCGACCGCATCTACACCGTCTTCGAAGGTCGGGTCACCGACTGCATCCCGGCCGACCAGGCGACACCCGAGGCCCTCATGCGCAGCATGACCTCCGCTACCCAGAAAGCATCCGCATGA
- a CDS encoding substrate-binding domain-containing protein yields the protein MKKILVSATALVVAGAFALTGCSSERGGDTGSGSGEEATSGFEAGSTIGVALPDKTSENWVLAGKLFTDGLEAAGFKADVQYAPSSNTVAEQQNQIQAMVQNGAKVVIIGANDGKQLATQVQAAKDAGAYVIAYDRLIENTEAVDYYVAFDNFKVGQLQGQALLDGLEANAGHEAPYNIELFSGAATDANSSVFFDGAMDVLQPKIDDGTLKVVSGQTEIAQTATEGWLPENAQNRMDTILTGSYSGDTVIDGVLSPNDTLARAIITSVQQAGKPVPVVTGQDSEVESVKSIMEGVQYSTINKDTTLLVAQAIKMVEQLQKGEEVDVNDTESYDNGAKIVDSYLLDPVIVTKDNAAEAYANVPSLLEIVKSYQ from the coding sequence ATGAAGAAGATCCTTGTTTCGGCGACAGCGCTTGTCGTCGCGGGCGCCTTCGCCCTCACCGGCTGCTCATCGGAGCGCGGCGGTGACACCGGATCCGGCAGCGGCGAAGAGGCCACCAGCGGCTTCGAAGCGGGTTCGACGATCGGTGTCGCACTCCCCGACAAGACGTCGGAGAACTGGGTGCTCGCCGGCAAGCTGTTCACCGACGGACTCGAAGCCGCGGGTTTCAAGGCCGACGTGCAGTACGCGCCGTCGAGCAACACGGTCGCAGAACAGCAGAACCAGATCCAGGCCATGGTGCAGAACGGTGCCAAGGTCGTCATCATCGGCGCGAACGATGGCAAGCAGCTGGCCACCCAGGTGCAGGCGGCCAAGGATGCCGGTGCGTACGTGATCGCGTACGACCGTCTCATCGAGAACACCGAGGCTGTCGACTACTACGTCGCTTTCGACAACTTCAAGGTCGGCCAGCTGCAGGGGCAGGCGCTCCTGGACGGTCTCGAGGCGAACGCGGGCCACGAAGCTCCGTACAACATCGAGCTCTTCTCCGGCGCGGCGACGGACGCCAACTCGTCCGTCTTCTTCGACGGCGCGATGGATGTGCTTCAGCCGAAGATCGACGACGGCACGCTGAAGGTCGTCTCCGGTCAGACGGAAATCGCCCAGACGGCGACGGAGGGATGGCTCCCGGAGAACGCCCAGAACCGCATGGACACGATCCTGACCGGTTCGTACAGCGGTGACACCGTCATCGACGGCGTCCTCTCGCCCAACGACACGCTCGCACGCGCCATCATCACCTCGGTGCAGCAGGCCGGCAAGCCGGTTCCGGTCGTCACGGGTCAGGACTCCGAGGTCGAGTCCGTCAAGTCGATCATGGAGGGTGTGCAGTACTCCACGATCAACAAGGACACGACTCTCCTGGTGGCGCAGGCCATCAAGATGGTCGAGCAGCTCCAGAAGGGCGAGGAGGTCGACGTCAACGACACCGAGTCCTACGACAACGGCGCCAAGATCGTCGACTCGTACCTGCTTGACCCGGTGATCGTCACCAAGGACAACGCCGCCGAGGCCTACGCCAACGTTCCGAGCCTGCTCGAGATCGTGAAGTCGTACCAGTAA
- a CDS encoding glycoside hydrolase family 125 protein, which translates to MDELTAFTPDVRTRNLIADAADGVRRTSGERIGDLVEAALLRTLTETVGIDQEGRVFIITGDIPAMWLRDSTTQLTPYLRFLDRSPQLADLVEGVVRRQFGFLAHDSYANAFNDGPTGAHYDADDVCDDPEVWEQKYEVDSVCYPVSLAHTLWRRTGRTSVFDDGTHAVLRVIVDQLRAEQHHEESAYRFERDTAIPTETLPRGGRGSAVAHTGMTWSGFRPSDDACTFGYNVPANLFAAQALRALAEIAREVLHDEVLAADALALSDELRAGVSAHGIIDGPDGEPIYAYEVDGLGGALVMDDANTPSLLSLPLIAPEVIDREIWEATRHVVLSPANPYWFAGTALRGIGSPHTRERRVWPIALAVEGLVGTADDRTRLLRMIAETDAGTGHVHESIDVDDPAVFSRPWFSWAESMFCELALQVAED; encoded by the coding sequence ATGGACGAGCTGACGGCGTTCACGCCCGATGTCCGCACGCGGAATCTGATCGCGGACGCCGCCGACGGCGTGCGGCGCACCAGTGGTGAGCGCATCGGCGACCTCGTGGAGGCCGCCCTGCTGCGCACCCTCACCGAGACGGTGGGTATCGACCAGGAGGGGCGGGTGTTCATCATCACCGGCGACATCCCGGCGATGTGGCTGCGCGATTCCACGACGCAGCTCACCCCGTACCTGCGCTTCCTCGACCGGAGTCCGCAGCTCGCCGACCTGGTCGAGGGTGTGGTGCGTCGGCAGTTCGGATTCCTCGCGCACGACTCCTACGCCAACGCGTTCAACGACGGCCCCACCGGCGCCCACTACGACGCGGACGACGTCTGCGACGACCCCGAGGTCTGGGAGCAGAAGTACGAGGTCGACAGCGTCTGCTACCCGGTCTCGCTCGCCCACACGCTCTGGCGGCGCACCGGACGCACGTCGGTGTTCGACGACGGCACACATGCGGTCCTCCGTGTGATCGTCGATCAGCTCCGCGCCGAGCAGCACCACGAGGAGTCCGCGTACCGGTTCGAGCGCGACACCGCGATCCCCACCGAGACGCTCCCCCGCGGCGGTCGCGGCTCCGCCGTCGCGCACACGGGGATGACGTGGAGCGGATTCCGCCCCTCGGACGACGCGTGCACCTTCGGGTACAACGTCCCCGCGAACCTCTTCGCCGCCCAGGCGCTGCGCGCCCTCGCCGAGATCGCCCGCGAGGTGCTCCACGACGAGGTGCTCGCCGCCGACGCGCTCGCCCTCTCCGACGAGTTGCGAGCCGGTGTGAGTGCGCACGGCATCATCGACGGGCCCGACGGCGAGCCGATCTACGCGTACGAGGTCGACGGCCTGGGCGGCGCGCTCGTCATGGACGACGCGAACACCCCGTCGCTGCTGTCGCTCCCGCTGATCGCCCCCGAGGTGATCGACCGCGAGATCTGGGAGGCGACGCGTCACGTCGTACTGAGCCCCGCGAACCCGTACTGGTTCGCGGGCACCGCCCTCCGCGGCATCGGCAGCCCCCACACCCGCGAGAGGCGCGTCTGGCCGATCGCCCTCGCCGTCGAAGGGCTCGTCGGCACTGCCGACGACCGCACCCGCCTGCTGCGCATGATCGCCGAGACGGATGCCGGCACCGGGCACGTGCACGAGAGCATCGACGTCGACGATCCCGCCGTTTTCAGCCGCCCGTGGTTCTCGTGGGCGGAGTCGATGTTCTGCGAGCTCGCGCTGCAGGTCGCCGAGGACTGA